The following are encoded together in the Labrus mixtus chromosome 2, fLabMix1.1, whole genome shotgun sequence genome:
- the lpar2b gene encoding lysophosphatidic acid receptor 2b isoform X1 has protein sequence MDTQTADKEGCYYNRSVKFFYEESGKNISDHWRKRDYVIVTLGMTVCFIVIFSNLLVMGAILKNRRFHFPIYYLLGNLALADLFSGVSYLHLMFHTGPWTIKLSKHQWFVRQGLIDTSLTASVLNLLAVAVERHQTIFNMQLHSKMSTRRVFVIMIFIWLVAIVMGLVPTMGWHCLCDLINCSTMAPMYSRSYLVFWAGLNLLIFSVMVAVYTRIFVYVRHKSKQMSHHTSQMRHRETVFNLMKTVSMILGCFVLCWTPGLVVLLLDGLGCDKCKVLRYEKYCLVLAECNSFVNPIIYSFRDKDMRRTFKEILCCLCRRRGNAKSSSEVHFNTLDREKYKSRITELTERSNGTLLIRQGSEDTPVSSEKWK, from the exons ATGGACACCCAAACTGCAGACAAGGAGGGTTGCTACTACAACAGAAGCGTCAAGTTTTTCTATGAGGAGAGTGGGAAAAACATCAGCGACCACTGGCGAAAACGTGACTATGTGATTGTCACTCTGGGCATGACGGTCTGCTTCATCGTCATCTTCTCAAACCTTTTGGTCATGGGCGCCATTTTAAAGAACAGACGCTTTCACTTTCCCATCTACTACCTGCTGGGTAACCTGGCTTTGGCAGACCTCTTTTCAG GTGTCTCCTACCTGCACTTGATGTTTCATACTGGTCCCTGGACCATTAAGCTGTCTAAGCACCAGTGGTTTGTGCGCCAGGGGCTGATCGACACCAGCCTGACAGCTTCGGTCTTAAACCTGCTGGCTGTGGCCGTGGAGCGCCATCAGACCATCTTCAACATGCAGCTGCATAGTAAGATGAGCACGCGGCGGGTCTTCGTCATCATGATCTTCATCTGGCTGGTGGCCATCGTCATGGGCCTGGTTCCCACCATGGGCTGGCACTGCCTGTGTGACCTGATTAACTGCTCCACCATGGCGCCCATGTACAGTCGCAGCTATCTGGTGTTCTGGGCCGGCCTCAACCTGCTCATCTTCTCCGTCATGGTGGCCGTCTACACCCGAATATTTGTCTATGTGAGGCACAAGAGCAAGCAGATGTCGCATCACACCAGCCAGATGAGGCACAGAGAGACTGTGTTCAACCTGATGAAGACGGTCTCCATGATCCTGG GCTGTTTTGTGCTCTGCTGGACGCCCGGCctggtggtgctgctgctcGATGGTCTGGGCTGCGACAAGTGCAAGGTGCTGCGCTACGAGAAGTACTGCCTTGTGCTGGCGGAGTGCAACTCCTTCGTCAACCCCATCATCTACTCGTTCAGGGACAAAGACATGAGGAGGACCTTCAAGGAGATCCTGTGCTGCCTATGCCGACGGCGCGGCAATGCAAAGAGCAGCTCTGAAGTGCATTTTAACACCCTGGACCGCGAG
- the lpar2b gene encoding lysophosphatidic acid receptor 2b isoform X2 has protein sequence MDTQTADKEGCYYNRSVKFFYEESGKNISDHWRKRDYVIVTLGMTVCFIVIFSNLLVMGAILKNRRFHFPIYYLLGNLALADLFSGVSYLHLMFHTGPWTIKLSKHQWFVRQGLIDTSLTASVLNLLAVAVERHQTIFNMQLHSKMSTRRVFVIMIFIWLVAIVMGLVPTMGWHCLCDLINCSTMAPMYSRSYLVFWAGLNLLIFSVMVAVYTRIFVYVRHKSKQMSHHTSQMRHRETVFNLMKTVSMILGCFVLCWTPGLVVLLLDGLGCDKCKVLRYEKYCLVLAECNSFVNPIIYSFRDKDMRRTFKEILCCLCRRRGNAKSSSEKYKSRITELTERSNGTLLIRQGSEDTPVSSEKWK, from the exons ATGGACACCCAAACTGCAGACAAGGAGGGTTGCTACTACAACAGAAGCGTCAAGTTTTTCTATGAGGAGAGTGGGAAAAACATCAGCGACCACTGGCGAAAACGTGACTATGTGATTGTCACTCTGGGCATGACGGTCTGCTTCATCGTCATCTTCTCAAACCTTTTGGTCATGGGCGCCATTTTAAAGAACAGACGCTTTCACTTTCCCATCTACTACCTGCTGGGTAACCTGGCTTTGGCAGACCTCTTTTCAG GTGTCTCCTACCTGCACTTGATGTTTCATACTGGTCCCTGGACCATTAAGCTGTCTAAGCACCAGTGGTTTGTGCGCCAGGGGCTGATCGACACCAGCCTGACAGCTTCGGTCTTAAACCTGCTGGCTGTGGCCGTGGAGCGCCATCAGACCATCTTCAACATGCAGCTGCATAGTAAGATGAGCACGCGGCGGGTCTTCGTCATCATGATCTTCATCTGGCTGGTGGCCATCGTCATGGGCCTGGTTCCCACCATGGGCTGGCACTGCCTGTGTGACCTGATTAACTGCTCCACCATGGCGCCCATGTACAGTCGCAGCTATCTGGTGTTCTGGGCCGGCCTCAACCTGCTCATCTTCTCCGTCATGGTGGCCGTCTACACCCGAATATTTGTCTATGTGAGGCACAAGAGCAAGCAGATGTCGCATCACACCAGCCAGATGAGGCACAGAGAGACTGTGTTCAACCTGATGAAGACGGTCTCCATGATCCTGG GCTGTTTTGTGCTCTGCTGGACGCCCGGCctggtggtgctgctgctcGATGGTCTGGGCTGCGACAAGTGCAAGGTGCTGCGCTACGAGAAGTACTGCCTTGTGCTGGCGGAGTGCAACTCCTTCGTCAACCCCATCATCTACTCGTTCAGGGACAAAGACATGAGGAGGACCTTCAAGGAGATCCTGTGCTGCCTATGCCGACGGCGCGGCAATGCAAAGAGCAGCTCTGAA